The Brassica napus cultivar Da-Ae chromosome C7, Da-Ae, whole genome shotgun sequence genome has a segment encoding these proteins:
- the LOC106448167 gene encoding uncharacterized protein LOC106448167, with translation MWVLWTSRNQLVFEDKSFSETEVLGKAIKHAREWQDSTTKAVPPSISPRDCSASVPQTQQPETSACCFSDATWNSASCAGGMGWICSDSAGATLLQGSSSCSIVASAIVAEALALKAAIKAAISHNIKDLICFSDSKGLINLIT, from the coding sequence ATGTGGGTGCTCTGGACAAGTAGGAATCAGCTGGTGTTTGAGGATAAGTCTTTCTCGGAAACGGAGGTCTTAGGAAAAGCTATAAAGCACGCAAGAGAGTGGCAAGACTCGACTACAAAAGCGGTACCTCCCTCTATTTCACCTAGAGACTGCTCCGCTAGTGTGCCTCAAACGCAGCAACCGGAAACTTCAGCTTGCTGCTTCTCTGATGCAACCTGGAATAGTGCATCTTGTGCAGGAGGAATGGGATGGATTTGCTCCGATTCTGCTGGCGCTACTCTCCTGCAAGGCTCGTCTTCATGCTCTATTGTGGCCTCAGCTATAGTGGCAGAAGCGTTGGCTCTCAAAGCGGCAATCAAAGCTGCTATCTCTCACAATATCAAGGATCTAATCTGTTTCTCAGATTCAAAAGGCTTGATTAATCTGATCACATGA
- the LOC125590017 gene encoding UDP-glycosyltransferase 75D1-like, with protein MVLDNINIVPVGPLITSRTDSGADGEYDEWLDTKIDSSVVYISFGTLAVLSKKQLVELCKALIQSRRPFLWVITDKSYRSKEDGEEKEEEVISSFREELDEIGMVVSWCDQFRVLKHRSIGCFVTHCGWNSSLESLVAGVPVVAFPQWTDQMTNAKLLEECWRTGVRVVEKKEGEEVVVESGEIRRCIEEVMEEKGEEYRRNAARWRDLAAGTVREGGSSFNHLKAFADEHM; from the coding sequence ATGGTTCTTGATAATATCAACATCGTCCCCGTCGGTCCGTTGATAACCTCAAGGACCGACTCCGGGGCTGATGGTGAATATGACGAGTGGTTGGATACGAAAATAGATTCATCTGTGGTTTATATTTCATTCGGGACGCTTGCCGTGCTGAGCAAGAAACAGCTCGTGGAGCTTTGCAAGGCGTTGATACAGAGTCGGAGACCGTTTCTGTGGGTGATTACGGACAAGTCTTACAGAAGTAAAGAAGATggtgaagagaaagaagaagaggtcATAAGTAGCTTCAGAgaagagcttgatgagatagGAATGGTGGTTTCTTGGTGCGATCAGTTTAGGGTTTTGAAGCACAGGTCGATCGGTTGTTTCGTGACGCATTGCGGGTGGAACTCGTCGCTGGAGAGCTTGGTGGCGGGAGTTCCTGTGGTTGCATTCCCGCAGTGGACTGATCAGATGACGAACGCGAAGCTTTTAGAAGAGTGTTGGAGGACGGGTGTGAGGGTGGTGGAGAAGAAGGAAGGGGAAGAAGTTGTGGTGGAGAGTGGGGAGATACGGCGGTGCATTGAGGAAGTGATGGAGGAGAAGGGGGAGGAGTATAGAAGAAACGCGGCGAGGTGGAGAGATTTAGCGGCGGGGACGGTGAGAGAAGGAGGATCATCGTTTAATCATCTCAAAGCTTTTGCAGACGAGCACATGTGA
- the LOC106445814 gene encoding UDP-glycosyltransferase 75D1-like, protein MNNDSDPSKSLTRPHFLFVTFGAQGHINPSLELAKRLAVTITGARVTFAAPISAHNRNMLSKENAPETLIFATYSDGHDGGFKSSTSSDKSRQDAAGQYMSEMRQRGIETLTELIEDNRRQNRPFTCVVYTMILLTWVAELAREFHIPSALLWIQPVTIFSIFYHYFNGYADAISEMVINNNPSGSIKLPSLPLFRLRDLPTIFVPTNAYSFLLPAFREQIELLKQEENPMILVNSF, encoded by the coding sequence atgaataaCGATAGTGATCCATCGAAGTCACTCACCAGACCACACTTTCTGTTCGTGACATTTGGAGCACAAGGCCACATCAACCCATCTCTCGAGCTCGCCAAACGCCTAGCCGTAACCATCACCGGAGCTCGAGTCACCTTCGCCGCCCCAATCTCCGCACACAACCGCAATATGCTCTCCAAAGAAAACGCCCCCGAAACCCTAATCTTCGCCACATACTCCGATGGCCACGACGGCGGCTTCAAATCCTCTACTTCCTCCGACAAATCTCGCCAAGACGCAGCCGGACAGTACATGTCTGAGATGAGACAGCGTGGCATAGAAACCCTAACCGAACTAATCGAAGATAACCGGCGTCAAAACCGGCCTTTCACCTGCGTGGTTTACACCATGATCCTCCTCACTTGGGTCGCTGAGCTGGCGCGTGAGTTCCACATTCCTTCTGCTCTTCTCTGGATCCAGCCAGTAACCATATTCTCCATCTTCTACCACTACTTCAACGGCTACGCAGATGCAATCTCAGAGATGGTTATTAATAACAACCCTTCCGGTTCTATTAAATTACCGTCTCTGCCACTGTTCCGTCTCCGTGATCTTCCTACCATCTTCGTCCCTACAAACGCATATTCGTTTCTTCTCCCGGCGTTTCGAGAGCAGATAGAGTTACTGAAGCAAGAGGAAAACCCTATGATCCTTGTCAATAGTTTCTAA